In Bacilli bacterium, the following are encoded in one genomic region:
- a CDS encoding DNA-3-methyladenine glycosylase, producing MDGRSFFNRHTLVVAQELLGSYLHRRIDGEEIIVRITETECYRGKDDQASHAYSGVTPRNRIMFGPPGFVYVYLAYGLHCCMNITTEPEGCPGAVLIRAAKPIAGRKLIERLRVGAAERNLLNGPGKLTKGLSVDLSFNGYDLFGVDTHPFSWQPRDKSWKFNVTKRIGITKSVELPWRFIIAE from the coding sequence ATGGATGGGCGCAGCTTTTTTAACCGGCATACGCTTGTCGTTGCCCAGGAACTGCTCGGCAGCTATTTGCACCGGCGCATCGACGGGGAAGAAATCATTGTGCGGATTACGGAAACGGAATGTTATCGGGGAAAAGACGATCAGGCAAGCCACGCCTATTCCGGCGTCACCCCGCGCAACCGCATCATGTTCGGGCCTCCGGGGTTTGTCTATGTATACCTGGCGTATGGGTTGCACTGCTGCATGAATATCACGACGGAGCCTGAAGGGTGCCCCGGCGCCGTGCTGATCCGCGCGGCGAAGCCGATAGCGGGCAGGAAGCTGATCGAACGGCTGCGTGTTGGCGCTGCGGAGCGCAACTTACTGAACGGTCCGGGAAAATTGACAAAAGGCCTATCCGTTGATTTAAGCTTTAACGGATACGACCTTTTTGGCGTTGACACACACCCGTTTTCCTGGCAGCCGAGAGATAAATCGTGGAAATTTAACGTCACCAAACGAATCGGCATTACCAAAAGCGTCGAACTGCCGTGGCGCTTTATCATTGCCGAGTAG
- a CDS encoding DUF192 domain-containing protein, with product MEVMVNADNGKILAWEIRQARSFMERLVGVFSGGVPFGSALYIHRCATVNTLFMNEPVDVLYLNDKREIVWIDHHVQPGAIVRKRKGAVSVVKLPAGTVWATDTRVGQVVDFKASNEQIDMGVV from the coding sequence TTGGAAGTGATGGTGAATGCGGACAACGGAAAAATTTTGGCCTGGGAAATCAGGCAAGCGCGTTCTTTTATGGAGCGGCTGGTCGGGGTGTTTTCCGGCGGCGTTCCTTTTGGCAGCGCTTTATATATTCATCGCTGCGCAACGGTGAATACGCTGTTTATGAATGAACCGGTCGACGTGCTCTATTTGAACGACAAAAGAGAAATTGTCTGGATCGACCATCATGTTCAACCGGGCGCAATCGTCCGCAAAAGAAAGGGGGCGGTTTCTGTCGTCAAGCTTCCGGCCGGCACGGTTTGGGCTACCGATACGAGGGTTGGACAAGTGGTAGATTTCAAGGCATCCAATGAACAAATCGACATGGGGGTAGTATAA
- a CDS encoding DUF1450 domain-containing protein: protein MANDIQICDKCRHIRLKSILPKLQKMAPDANIEVGCKSYCGPCTRSAFIFVNGRYVTGKTEEEALEKAAKYLK, encoded by the coding sequence GTGGCGAACGACATTCAAATTTGCGACAAGTGCAGACATATCCGTTTAAAGTCGATTTTGCCGAAATTGCAAAAAATGGCGCCCGACGCAAACATTGAGGTCGGATGCAAATCATATTGCGGTCCGTGCACGCGATCCGCTTTTATTTTTGTCAATGGCAGATACGTTACCGGAAAAACGGAGGAAGAAGCGCTGGAAAAAGCGGCTAAATATTTAAAATAA